From Candidatus Stygibacter australis, the proteins below share one genomic window:
- the rfaE1 gene encoding D-glycero-beta-D-manno-heptose-7-phosphate kinase, whose amino-acid sequence MKNINLSSIIKIIDKFDQQKVIVVGDLMLDRYILGRVERISPEAPVPIVNVTGEKSVPGGAANVALNLVKMKADSIIGGIIGQDPDGDELIDQLIKQNVNTALIIQSNNRSTIKKVRINGHHQNLLRIDYEDIYDASPDESKQLFDKLTALNNSSYLIISDYAKGSITPALIEDIILWASQNSIKVIIDPKPVHQKSYKNCYLLTPNKKEAQEMTGIKITDLVSLQKCGEKLMEDNCCQVVITLGEEGMAVFDEDAQAHMIPTRAREVYDVSGAGDTVVAALTLSLCTGATLKEAAEIANIAAGIKVSKTGTHPVSRDEIYNFLKNQ is encoded by the coding sequence ATGAAAAATATAAATTTATCAAGTATTATCAAGATCATAGATAAATTTGATCAGCAGAAAGTCATTGTTGTCGGTGATTTGATGCTCGATCGTTATATCTTAGGCAGGGTAGAGCGTATTTCCCCCGAAGCTCCCGTACCAATAGTAAATGTCACAGGGGAGAAAAGCGTCCCTGGTGGAGCAGCAAATGTGGCTCTTAACCTTGTGAAAATGAAAGCGGATAGTATCATTGGCGGTATAATTGGTCAGGATCCTGATGGTGATGAACTGATAGATCAACTGATAAAGCAAAATGTAAATACAGCGTTGATCATCCAATCAAACAACCGCTCAACAATTAAAAAAGTGAGGATTAACGGACATCATCAGAATCTTTTAAGGATTGACTATGAAGATATCTATGATGCATCACCTGATGAATCAAAACAGCTATTTGATAAACTTACGGCATTGAATAATTCATCATATCTAATTATTTCTGATTATGCCAAAGGCAGTATTACTCCAGCTTTGATTGAAGATATTATTTTATGGGCAAGTCAAAACTCAATCAAGGTGATCATCGATCCCAAGCCTGTCCATCAGAAAAGTTACAAGAATTGCTATCTTTTAACTCCTAATAAAAAAGAAGCACAGGAAATGACCGGCATAAAAATTACCGATCTGGTTTCTTTGCAAAAATGTGGTGAAAAGCTAATGGAAGATAATTGCTGTCAGGTAGTGATCACATTGGGAGAAGAAGGAATGGCCGTTTTTGATGAAGATGCCCAGGCTCACATGATTCCTACCAGGGCTCGTGAAGTTTACGATGTATCGGGTGCCGGTGATACAGTAGTGGCAGCATTAACTCTTTCTCTTTGTACTGGAGCAACTTTGAAAGAAGCTGCTGAAATAGCAAATATTGCTGCTGGGATCAAGGTTTCAAAAACAGGAACTCACCCAGTATCGAGAGATGAAATTTACAACTTTCTAAAAAATCAGTAA
- a CDS encoding LamG-like jellyroll fold domain-containing protein codes for MKKIIVINIIIIYIFILSANNALYFDGIDDKIVVAENTNEFPTLFTDLDNNSFTIEFWIKVLNETPSGTRIVDIKYSSTCYFSIIYYYQKLCSNLKTSSNFIQLGSDNTLSEKWYYVKFKWNSESEELKFWLDNVLQSGSSPSISQGNDNHFYVGTKTSSGTYFKGEIDEFRIWDSVSVDWMIKDAFPDQILGTETNLYLYYDMEEFYQTSQMEDKSISDFHGDCSTFDSSSFDEMTAWLNGFQCIELDGVNDYISIINCPELNSTDYTYLLWFQADSFTSDQYLFSKGDDGYYIKMGSDQQFDFNGYSTSDVSLQSSRWYNLAVSKNQDEHKLYLDGRELELIGSSNFSSNSDPLYIGKRESALFTGNIDDIQLYDSALTSEEIADIIYTNYQVHPNLFGWFDCNHLDGNIIYDRNGNLLASLMGLDGGIITTPNEFSLKDATKFWVIDQYNGLFISILHSNYFQDRCVLENNSSTTLIVTEAWYPDLTAGIQYCISDAERVTIDLIYPDVLPDGYDNSPFTIWQNHPAAYSSGLSIQSTGISSENWLQGSCNTENGTTSEDINGGLIDYRLARVWFFDTTGTLTGVSIDFDISAICGQGITLGNVSDYRLLYRAGERDLFTALSENISAQIINDNTIRFNGSALDSPEGYYTIGAVNNAPLPVTLSSFTGNWTESRCILYWQTLSEVNNSGWNLYRGEDIEQQLQINPLIIPGAGTSTGTSHYSFEDQYDVDPGIYYYWLESISLLGATDLYGPITIEIPVDNETESPPIPAKYGIYCFPNPFNPTTRILFNVPKSGNYDLVIYNIKGQLVRELFTNKYLEQNRDNFYPWDGKNHKGNRAATGDYLIILKGEGLNYYKKITLLS; via the coding sequence ATGAAAAAAATTATTGTTATAAATATTATCATAATTTATATTTTCATATTGTCAGCTAATAATGCTCTCTATTTTGATGGGATTGATGATAAAATTGTTGTAGCGGAGAATACCAATGAATTTCCTACCTTGTTTACTGATCTGGATAATAATTCATTCACAATAGAATTTTGGATAAAAGTCTTGAATGAGACTCCAAGTGGAACAAGGATAGTAGATATAAAATATAGTTCAACATGTTATTTTTCGATAATATATTATTATCAGAAATTATGCTCTAATTTAAAAACTAGTTCAAATTTCATTCAACTTGGCAGTGACAACACACTATCTGAAAAATGGTATTATGTAAAATTTAAATGGAATTCTGAATCAGAAGAATTGAAGTTTTGGCTGGATAATGTTTTGCAATCTGGTTCAAGTCCAAGTATAAGCCAAGGTAATGATAATCATTTTTATGTAGGAACTAAGACAAGCTCAGGGACATATTTTAAGGGCGAAATTGACGAATTCAGAATTTGGGATAGTGTTTCTGTTGATTGGATGATAAAGGATGCTTTTCCTGATCAAATCCTGGGTACAGAAACTAACTTGTATCTATATTATGACATGGAGGAATTCTACCAAACAAGTCAGATGGAAGATAAATCTATTAGTGATTTTCATGGTGATTGTTCAACTTTTGATAGTTCCAGTTTTGATGAAATGACTGCCTGGCTTAATGGATTTCAATGTATAGAATTGGATGGAGTCAATGATTATATAAGCATTATAAATTGTCCTGAACTTAATTCTACTGATTACACTTATCTTCTCTGGTTCCAGGCGGATAGTTTTACTTCTGACCAGTATCTGTTCAGTAAAGGTGATGATGGCTATTATATAAAGATGGGCAGTGACCAGCAGTTCGATTTCAATGGTTATTCTACTTCAGATGTATCCCTTCAATCAAGCAGGTGGTATAATCTGGCAGTGAGTAAAAATCAGGATGAACACAAACTCTATTTAGATGGTCGGGAATTAGAACTGATCGGCTCCAGCAACTTTTCATCTAATTCTGATCCCCTGTACATAGGTAAACGGGAAAGTGCTTTATTTACAGGTAACATTGACGATATTCAGCTATATGATTCTGCTTTAACTAGTGAAGAGATTGCTGATATAATTTATACTAATTATCAGGTTCATCCAAATCTATTTGGCTGGTTTGATTGTAATCACCTGGATGGCAATATTATTTATGATCGAAATGGAAACTTACTAGCTAGTCTAATGGGTCTGGATGGTGGAATAATAACTACTCCTAATGAATTTAGCTTAAAAGATGCTACTAAATTTTGGGTAATTGATCAATATAATGGACTATTCATTTCAATACTACATTCAAATTATTTTCAAGATAGATGTGTTTTAGAAAATAATAGTAGTACAACTTTGATCGTTACTGAAGCATGGTATCCTGATTTAACTGCTGGAATTCAATATTGTATCTCAGATGCAGAGCGGGTTACCATTGATCTTATATATCCCGATGTTTTACCTGATGGTTACGATAATTCTCCTTTCACTATCTGGCAAAATCATCCTGCTGCTTACTCCTCTGGGCTTAGCATTCAGTCCACAGGAATAAGCAGTGAAAACTGGCTGCAAGGATCATGCAATACTGAAAACGGGACAACTTCTGAAGATATTAATGGTGGCTTGATCGACTATCGGCTGGCACGAGTATGGTTTTTTGATACGACTGGAACTTTAACCGGAGTAAGTATAGATTTTGATATATCTGCTATTTGTGGACAAGGAATAACTTTGGGTAATGTTAGTGATTATAGATTATTATATAGAGCTGGAGAGAGAGACTTATTCACAGCATTATCTGAAAATATTTCAGCTCAGATAATAAATGACAATACTATCAGATTTAACGGTTCTGCTTTAGACTCACCAGAAGGATATTACACAATAGGTGCTGTAAATAATGCTCCACTACCGGTTACATTGTCTTCCTTTACGGGGAACTGGACTGAGTCACGATGCATATTATACTGGCAGACGCTAAGTGAGGTAAATAATTCCGGCTGGAACCTGTATAGGGGAGAAGACATTGAACAGCAATTGCAGATCAATCCTTTGATAATACCAGGTGCAGGAACATCAACTGGGACCAGTCACTACTCTTTCGAAGATCAGTATGATGTAGATCCAGGAATTTATTACTATTGGCTGGAAAGCATATCACTCTTAGGTGCAACAGATCTATATGGACCAATTACTATCGAAATCCCTGTTGATAATGAAACAGAGTCACCTCCAATACCAGCTAAATATGGAATTTACTGCTTTCCCAACCCATTTAATCCCACAACCAGAATTTTATTTAATGTCCCCAAATCAGGAAATTATGATCTAGTTATTTATAACATTAAAGGGCAGTTAGTTAGAGAATTATTTACCAATAAATATCTGGAACAGAATCGGGATAATTTCTATCCTTGGGATGGCAAAAACCATAAAGGAAATAGAGCAGCAACTGGTGACTATTTAATAATATTAAAAGGAGAAGGTTTAAATTATTATAAAAAAATCACCCTGTTAAGCTAA
- a CDS encoding GxxExxY protein produces MNWIYAEEFYKIKQACIEVRKILGNGLMEKVYENALAYELMQAGYQIETQKKLTVLYKGQIVGDYFADIVFENKIIIEMKAVEEILDIHKAQLLNYLVITGYKLGVLVNFPNNKHGVEVERFANTK; encoded by the coding sequence ATGAATTGGATTTATGCTGAGGAGTTTTATAAGATCAAGCAGGCTTGCATTGAAGTAAGGAAGATACTTGGTAATGGCTTAATGGAAAAAGTTTATGAAAATGCTTTGGCTTATGAATTAATGCAGGCAGGTTATCAGATTGAAACACAGAAGAAATTAACTGTTTTATATAAAGGGCAAATAGTAGGTGATTATTTTGCAGATATTGTCTTTGAGAACAAAATCATTATCGAAATGAAAGCCGTTGAGGAAATTTTAGATATTCATAAGGCGCAGCTATTAAATTATTTGGTGATTACGGGCTACAAACTGGGAGTGCTTGTTAATTTTCCGAATAATAAACACGGTGTAGAAGTTGAAAGATTTGCTAATACAAAGTAG
- a CDS encoding NAD-dependent epimerase → MSIHDSQLTSHDTDSVSRLTSHVSRILITGSAGFIGYHLVKRLVEDHQYEVIGLDNINDYYDLRVKYGRLDDCGIRMQNIKHNVLIESDKYPNYRFIKLDLYDQKNLDKLFENQQIDVVVNLAAQAGVRYSITNPDAYLKSNIIGFYNILEACRQHQIKHLVFASSSSVYGWNEKLPFSTSDNVDHPISLYAASKKSNELLAHSYSALYNIPTTGLRFFTVYGPWGRPDMALFLFTKKILADVPIDVYNKGEMIRDFTYIDDIIEGVVRVIQKPAQSDKEWSGKNPDPGSSRAPYKIYNIGNNSPVKLMDFIKAIEQELGKNAKMNLMPMQAGDVPASQADVSDLVRDFGYQPGTSVEVGIRQFVKWYLDFYGSNSQG, encoded by the coding sequence ATGTCTATTCACGATTCACAACTCACTTCTCACGATACAGATTCCGTCTCACGTCTCACGTCTCACGTCTCACGGATTTTAATCACCGGCTCTGCCGGTTTCATTGGCTATCATCTCGTTAAACGCTTAGTTGAAGATCACCAGTACGAAGTCATTGGGCTTGATAATATTAATGATTATTATGACCTCCGGGTTAAATACGGTCGGCTGGATGATTGCGGGATTCGGATGCAAAATATCAAACATAATGTTTTGATAGAGAGTGATAAATATCCTAACTACCGGTTCATTAAGCTGGATTTATATGATCAGAAAAACCTGGATAAGTTATTTGAAAACCAGCAGATTGATGTAGTGGTCAATCTGGCTGCTCAGGCAGGGGTACGCTATAGTATCACCAATCCTGATGCTTATCTTAAAAGTAATATCATCGGGTTTTATAATATTCTGGAAGCTTGCCGGCAGCACCAGATCAAGCATTTGGTGTTTGCTTCTTCATCAAGTGTGTATGGCTGGAATGAGAAATTGCCATTTAGTACTTCTGATAATGTGGATCATCCCATTAGTCTCTATGCAGCTTCTAAGAAAAGTAATGAATTGCTGGCACATTCCTACAGCGCTTTGTATAATATTCCCACAACAGGGTTAAGGTTTTTTACTGTTTATGGTCCCTGGGGTCGTCCTGATATGGCATTATTTCTTTTTACCAAAAAGATATTAGCTGATGTGCCAATAGACGTATATAATAAAGGTGAGATGATTCGCGATTTTACCTATATAGATGATATTATCGAAGGTGTTGTGCGAGTTATTCAAAAACCGGCCCAAAGTGATAAAGAGTGGTCAGGTAAAAATCCTGATCCCGGTTCTTCTCGTGCACCGTATAAAATTTATAATATTGGGAATAACTCACCAGTGAAGTTGATGGATTTTATCAAGGCTATTGAGCAGGAACTGGGTAAAAATGCAAAGATGAATCTAATGCCTATGCAGGCGGGTGATGTACCAGCATCGCAGGCGGATGTGAGTGATCTGGTGAGAGATTTTGGATATCAGCCGGGAACAAGTGTGGAGGTTGGCATAAGGCAATTTGTCAAATGGTACTTAGATTTTTATGGAAGCAACTCACAAGGCTAA